The Ruminococcus bovis genome includes a region encoding these proteins:
- a CDS encoding 16S rRNA (uracil(1498)-N(3))-methyltransferase, whose product MPHFFVDEEIESKEYSLFGEDGRHISKSLRMNKGESLTLCSPSGTVHNCVVEEISGDMVKVNVLSSKISEAEPDVKVTLYQALPKGDKMELIIQKAVEIGVSEIVPVISSRCVSRPDKKSLSKKTVRWQKIAKQAAMQSGRGIVPKVKECISFNDAVKSAKGDKVIFYELGGESVKTILKDKPSEISMFIGSEGGFSSEEVNLVTENGGRKATLGKRILRAETAPLVALTLIMYETDNME is encoded by the coding sequence ATGCCACATTTTTTTGTTGATGAAGAAATTGAGTCAAAGGAATATTCGCTTTTTGGTGAAGATGGTCGCCATATATCAAAAAGTCTTAGAATGAATAAGGGTGAGTCCCTAACTTTGTGTTCACCAAGTGGTACTGTTCATAATTGTGTAGTTGAAGAAATCAGCGGTGATATGGTAAAGGTGAATGTTCTTTCCAGCAAAATTTCCGAAGCTGAACCTGATGTAAAGGTAACACTTTATCAAGCACTACCTAAAGGTGACAAAATGGAACTTATTATTCAAAAGGCAGTTGAAATCGGTGTAAGTGAGATTGTACCTGTTATTTCTTCAAGATGTGTCAGCAGACCTGACAAAAAATCATTAAGCAAAAAAACAGTCAGATGGCAGAAAATTGCAAAACAAGCTGCTATGCAAAGTGGCAGAGGAATTGTACCAAAAGTAAAGGAATGCATTTCCTTTAATGATGCAGTTAAAAGTGCTAAGGGTGATAAAGTTATTTTTTATGAACTTGGTGGAGAAAGTGTAAAAACTATTCTAAAAGATAAGCCAAGTGAAATCAGTATGTTTATTGGCAGTGAAGGTGGATTCAGTTCTGAGGAAGTTAACCTAGTTACAGAAAACGGTGGCAGAAAAGCTACCCTAGGTAAAAGAATTTTAAGGGCAGAAACTGCACCTTTGGTTGCATTAACTTTAATTATGTATGAAACAGACAATATGGAATGA
- a CDS encoding citrate/2-methylcitrate synthase, with amino-acid sequence MGKYSDLTPEIIELSKICCKNSLIDPSNYDKYDVKRGLRDSNGKGVLTGLTEISEVNSVIEDENGNRTPIPGELFYRGYSIEDLVNGFIHDKHYGFEEVSYLLLMGDLPNQEQFDEFNQLLGYYRTLPDTFVRDIIMKAPSRNIMNALSKEVLTLYSYDEKAEDTSVPNVLRQCIQLIALLPVLAVYSYQAFNYFHNKQSLFIHSPQPHLSTAENILYMLRPDCQYTKLEAKLLDMALVLHAEHGGGNNSTFTTHVVTSSGTDTYAAIAAALCSLKGPKHGGANIKVVKMFNHIKRHVTDYNDKDQIREYLIKILNKEAFDKTGLIYGMGHAIYTISDPRARVFKGFVKSLSEEKGRQAEYQLYSNVEEIAAELIMQRRKTNKKISANVDFYSGFVYSMLDLPTKLFTPLFAIARVSGWSAHRLEELVNPSKIIRPAYQNVHDRQDYVPMDERD; translated from the coding sequence ATGGGTAAATATAGCGACCTTACTCCTGAAATTATAGAACTAAGTAAAATTTGTTGCAAAAACAGTCTTATTGACCCTAGCAACTATGATAAGTACGATGTTAAGAGAGGACTTAGAGACTCTAACGGTAAAGGTGTTCTTACAGGTTTAACAGAAATCTCAGAGGTTAACTCTGTTATTGAAGATGAAAACGGAAACAGAACTCCTATTCCCGGTGAACTTTTCTACAGAGGTTATAGCATTGAGGACTTAGTAAATGGCTTTATCCATGATAAGCATTATGGATTTGAAGAAGTTTCTTATTTGCTACTAATGGGGGATTTGCCTAATCAAGAACAGTTTGATGAATTTAATCAGTTACTTGGTTACTACAGAACTTTACCTGATACATTTGTTCGTGATATTATTATGAAAGCTCCTTCAAGAAATATTATGAATGCTTTGTCTAAGGAAGTACTTACACTTTACAGTTATGACGAAAAAGCAGAGGATACTTCTGTTCCTAATGTTCTTCGTCAGTGTATTCAGTTAATTGCACTTTTACCTGTACTTGCAGTATATAGCTATCAGGCATTTAACTATTTCCACAACAAGCAAAGTTTGTTTATCCATTCACCACAGCCTCACCTATCTACAGCAGAAAATATTTTGTATATGCTACGACCTGACTGTCAATATACAAAGTTAGAGGCTAAGCTACTTGATATGGCACTTGTTCTTCATGCAGAACATGGTGGTGGTAACAACTCAACCTTTACAACTCATGTTGTAACATCATCAGGTACAGATACATATGCAGCTATTGCAGCAGCACTTTGTTCTCTAAAAGGTCCTAAGCATGGTGGTGCAAATATTAAGGTTGTAAAAATGTTTAACCATATTAAAAGACATGTTACAGACTATAACGATAAAGACCAGATTCGTGAATACCTAATTAAAATTCTTAACAAAGAAGCATTTGATAAGACAGGTTTAATCTATGGTATGGGTCACGCAATTTATACAATTTCTGACCCAAGAGCAAGAGTATTTAAGGGCTTTGTTAAGTCTCTTTCTGAAGAAAAAGGCAGACAGGCAGAGTATCAGCTATACAGTAATGTTGAAGAAATTGCAGCAGAACTTATTATGCAGAGAAGAAAGACAAATAAGAAGATTTCTGCTAATGTTGACTTTTACAGTGGCTTTGTTTACAGTATGCTTGACTTACCAACAAAGTTGTTTACTCCACTTTTTGCTATTGCCAGAGTTAGTGGTTGGTCTGCTCATAGACTGGAAGAACTTGTAAACCCAAGTAAGATTATTCGTCCTGCTTATCAGAATGTTCACGATAGACAGGATTATGTTCCTATGGATGAAAGAGATTAA
- the malQ gene encoding 4-alpha-glucanotransferase, with protein MAREAGILMPITSLPSPYGIGTLGKEAREFADFLKKAGQKIWQILPVGPTSYGDSPYQSFSTFAGNPYMIDLDTLKEEGLLTQEDIDKGYWGDSEFEIDYATIYWYRFDVLRVAFENFKKNCDRKPFTAFKRKNSKWLKNYALYMAVKKNFDMKAWTEWPDEEIKLREPEAIKKYERKFKDEIDFWSFLQYKFYEQWEAFRKYVNDLGIKILGDMPIYVAMDSADTWANPEIFWFDENNQPVRVAGCPPDYFSATGQLWGNPLYDWDYLKETDYEWWFNRIAAASKLFDILRIDHFRAFDTYYAIPYPAENAIGGDWYDGPGIEFFNMMKEKLGDLPIVAEDLGDLFDSVKELLKETGYPGMKVLEFAFDSGEANDYLPHNYTENCVVYSGTHDNDTLMGWMAEAKPEDVAFARQYCKMPEWEAFNWGIIRTAYESVANTAIIQMQDILGLGTEARMNVPSTLGGNWVWRIDGSVLTDELADQLKEMVINSSRLEEN; from the coding sequence ATGGCAAGAGAAGCCGGCATTTTAATGCCTATTACTAGCTTACCATCACCTTACGGTATTGGTACACTAGGTAAAGAAGCTCGTGAGTTTGCAGACTTTTTGAAGAAAGCAGGTCAGAAGATCTGGCAGATTCTTCCTGTTGGTCCTACAAGCTACGGCGACTCACCTTATCAGTCTTTTTCAACTTTTGCAGGTAATCCATATATGATCGACCTTGATACTCTCAAGGAAGAAGGTTTACTTACTCAAGAAGATATTGACAAGGGTTACTGGGGCGACTCAGAATTTGAAATCGACTATGCTACTATTTACTGGTACAGATTTGATGTACTAAGAGTTGCATTTGAGAATTTCAAGAAGAATTGCGACAGAAAGCCTTTTACTGCTTTTAAGAGAAAGAACAGCAAGTGGCTAAAGAACTATGCCCTTTATATGGCTGTTAAGAAAAACTTTGATATGAAAGCCTGGACAGAATGGCCGGACGAAGAAATCAAACTTCGTGAGCCTGAGGCTATTAAAAAATACGAAAGAAAGTTCAAGGATGAAATTGACTTCTGGAGTTTCCTACAGTACAAGTTCTATGAACAGTGGGAAGCATTCAGAAAGTATGTAAATGACCTTGGCATCAAGATTCTTGGTGATATGCCAATCTATGTTGCTATGGACTCAGCAGATACTTGGGCAAATCCTGAAATTTTCTGGTTTGACGAAAACAATCAACCTGTAAGAGTAGCTGGATGTCCACCAGACTATTTCTCTGCAACAGGTCAGCTATGGGGCAATCCATTGTACGACTGGGATTATCTAAAAGAAACAGATTATGAATGGTGGTTCAATCGTATTGCTGCTGCATCAAAGCTCTTTGATATTCTAAGAATTGACCACTTTAGAGCTTTTGATACTTATTATGCCATTCCTTATCCGGCCGAAAATGCTATCGGTGGTGACTGGTATGACGGTCCTGGCATTGAATTCTTCAATATGATGAAGGAAAAGCTAGGGGATCTACCAATCGTTGCTGAAGATTTAGGCGACCTTTTTGACAGTGTAAAGGAACTTCTAAAAGAAACCGGTTACCCTGGAATGAAGGTATTGGAGTTTGCTTTTGATAGTGGTGAGGCTAACGATTACTTACCACACAACTACACAGAAAACTGTGTTGTATATTCTGGTACACACGACAACGATACCCTTATGGGTTGGATGGCAGAAGCTAAGCCTGAAGATGTTGCTTTTGCTAGACAATACTGTAAGATGCCTGAATGGGAAGCATTTAACTGGGGTATCATCAGAACAGCATACGAAAGTGTTGCTAACACAGCTATTATCCAGATGCAGGATATTCTTGGTCTTGGTACAGAGGCAAGAATGAATGTTCCATCAACACTTGGTGGTAACTGGGTTTGGAGAATTGATGGCAGTGTGCTAACAGATGAACTAGCAGACCAGCTAAAGGAAATGGTAATCAACAGTTCAAGACTGGAGGAAAATTAA
- a CDS encoding DDE-type integrase/transposase/recombinase, with protein MYGVSLSSVKRWCNQYDGTWQSLLPKSHRPHSHPNRHTKREERQIRNSFKKCYERYGWDGVYSDLKRKGYTRSYSGMIYAAKRMGLVKYKKTKKKSRKHRRYPELLIPGEKVQIDVKEVPYNCLRGKALRDGKHFYQWTAIDECTRMRFVYGFEEHTRKLNQILNMLLKEFPFKIQTIQTDNGREFTYKYQSSEVKSPFEIELNKLGINHKLIPQRTPWHNGKVERSHRNDQRYFYEWETFRNIEELNTKLKGHLEWSNNKTMRTLDYKSPMQLLSEKLELKSIH; from the coding sequence GTGTACGGTGTAAGTCTTTCAAGCGTAAAGAGATGGTGTAACCAATATGACGGTACCTGGCAATCGCTATTGCCTAAATCACACAGACCACATAGTCATCCTAACAGGCACACAAAAAGAGAAGAAAGACAAATTAGAAATTCTTTCAAAAAGTGCTATGAAAGATATGGATGGGATGGAGTATACAGTGATTTAAAGAGAAAAGGATATACAAGAAGCTACTCAGGAATGATATATGCAGCTAAAAGAATGGGCTTAGTAAAATATAAAAAGACCAAGAAAAAGAGCCGTAAGCATAGAAGATATCCGGAACTGTTAATACCTGGAGAAAAGGTGCAGATAGATGTAAAAGAAGTGCCATATAATTGCTTAAGAGGTAAGGCTTTAAGGGACGGAAAGCATTTTTATCAATGGACTGCAATAGATGAATGTACAAGGATGAGATTTGTATATGGGTTTGAAGAACATACACGAAAACTCAACCAAATTTTGAACATGTTATTGAAAGAATTTCCGTTTAAAATACAGACTATTCAAACAGATAACGGAAGAGAATTCACATATAAATATCAAAGCAGTGAAGTGAAAAGTCCTTTTGAAATAGAATTAAACAAACTAGGTATAAATCATAAATTAATACCACAACGAACACCTTGGCACAACGGAAAGGTAGAAAGAAGTCATAGAAACGACCAAAGATATTTCTATGAATGGGAAACATTCAGAAATATTGAAGAATTAAACACAAAATTAAAAGGACATTTGGAATGGAGTAATAACAAAACAATGAGAACACTTGATTACAAAAGTCCAATGCAGTTATTGAGTGAAAAGTTAGAATTGAAATCCATTCATTAA
- the lexA gene encoding transcriptional repressor LexA, protein MKPLTKSQQKVFDYIKECSEEGRVPSVREICEHTGLKSTSTVHLHLKSLEEKGLIERDKGLNRSIRIAGEEKVNQIPIMGRVTAGLPVLAVEDIEGYVPVTENLKRGRELFALRIDGESMINAGILDGDIVIVHRTPVANNGDIVIALIEDEATCKRFYKENGHYRLQPENELFEPIIVDEVVLLGTVISLVRNYE, encoded by the coding sequence ATGAAACCACTAACAAAAAGTCAGCAAAAAGTTTTTGACTATATAAAAGAATGTAGTGAAGAAGGCAGAGTGCCATCTGTTAGAGAGATTTGTGAACATACAGGACTAAAATCTACTTCAACAGTTCATCTTCACCTAAAATCCCTTGAGGAAAAGGGTTTAATCGAAAGAGATAAGGGTCTTAACCGTAGTATTAGAATTGCCGGTGAAGAAAAGGTAAATCAAATTCCTATTATGGGTAGAGTTACTGCCGGTTTACCGGTCTTAGCAGTTGAAGATATTGAGGGATATGTACCTGTAACAGAGAACCTAAAAAGAGGCAGAGAGCTTTTTGCCCTAAGAATTGACGGTGAATCTATGATTAATGCCGGTATTCTAGACGGTGATATTGTTATTGTACATAGAACACCTGTAGCAAATAATGGTGACATTGTAATTGCACTTATTGAAGATGAGGCAACTTGCAAAAGATTTTATAAGGAAAACGGTCACTACAGACTTCAACCGGAAAATGAACTATTTGAACCAATTATTGTTGATGAAGTTGTACTGCTTGGTACAGTTATCAGCTTAGTTAGAAATTACGAATAA
- a CDS encoding CinA family protein encodes MATLITDKNYYNLMKDIDTSTLENTLVKELTERNMKISSAESCTGGMISQRITNVSGASNVFELGVCSYANRIKNKVLGVKNETLNTVGAVSEETATQMCEGIKELASSDIGVSTTGIAGPTGGTDKKPVGLVFIGIATKESTTIYRAELCHYTPHSRNEVRTMTTNLCMLLAIKATKNSEE; translated from the coding sequence ATGGCTACTTTAATCACAGATAAAAATTATTATAACTTAATGAAAGATATAGATACTTCTACTTTAGAAAACACCCTTGTAAAGGAACTGACAGAAAGAAATATGAAAATCAGTTCTGCCGAAAGTTGTACCGGTGGTATGATTTCTCAGAGAATTACAAATGTCAGTGGTGCAAGTAATGTTTTTGAACTGGGGGTTTGTTCCTATGCAAACAGAATTAAGAACAAAGTCCTTGGTGTTAAGAATGAAACATTAAACACAGTAGGTGCAGTTAGTGAAGAAACTGCCACACAGATGTGTGAAGGAATCAAGGAACTTGCCTCTTCTGATATAGGGGTATCAACAACAGGCATTGCAGGACCTACCGGTGGAACAGATAAAAAGCCTGTTGGACTTGTTTTTATAGGAATTGCAACAAAAGAAAGTACCACAATATATAGGGCTGAACTTTGCCACTATACACCACATTCTAGGAATGAGGTACGAACAATGACTACAAACCTATGTATGCTACTTGCAATCAAGGCTACTAAGAATTCAGAAGAATAG
- a CDS encoding 5'-methylthioadenosine/adenosylhomocysteine nucleosidase → MTGIICALKIEVDGLKSAMDSSEKKTIAGLDFISGKINGKDVVLLECGIGKVNAAIGTQIMIDYYKPDVIINSGIAGSLSKDLKIGDIVISKDCVEHDMNGTATGDPRGEIWYTDERRIDIPADKATYEKLYECCKTIDDINVVVGRVATGDIFIADVDKRKFIADEFGALCCEMEGGAVGHVCYRNKVPYAVLRSISDDMNHNEFLDFEKFKVLAAEHSIKVMKEFLK, encoded by the coding sequence ATGACAGGAATTATTTGTGCATTAAAAATTGAAGTTGACGGTTTAAAGTCAGCAATGGATAGTAGCGAAAAGAAAACAATTGCAGGTCTTGATTTTATCAGTGGTAAAATCAACGGTAAGGATGTTGTACTTCTTGAATGTGGTATCGGTAAAGTAAATGCTGCTATCGGTACTCAGATTATGATTGACTACTACAAGCCTGATGTAATTATCAATTCAGGTATTGCAGGTAGCTTAAGTAAAGACTTAAAGATTGGTGACATTGTTATTTCTAAGGATTGTGTTGAACATGATATGAACGGTACTGCAACCGGTGATCCTAGAGGTGAAATCTGGTACACAGATGAAAGAAGAATTGACATTCCGGCAGATAAGGCTACATATGAAAAGTTATATGAATGTTGCAAAACTATTGATGACATTAATGTTGTTGTGGGTAGAGTGGCAACAGGTGATATTTTTATTGCCGATGTTGATAAGAGAAAGTTTATTGCAGATGAATTTGGTGCTTTATGTTGTGAAATGGAAGGTGGTGCAGTTGGCCATGTTTGTTACAGAAACAAAGTGCCATATGCAGTTCTTCGTTCAATAAGTGACGATATGAACCACAATGAATTCTTAGATTTTGAGAAGTTTAAGGTTTTGGCTGCTGAACATTCAATTAAAGTTATGAAAGAATTTTTAAAATAA
- a CDS encoding PH domain-containing protein — protein MKFRNRKLYKKAHFYTILYDLTRLFPLLVVPVLQNFLYKPTTTAAFITNFSISALCVIFLFAYIILEYRSTMYLEKEKSVYTKKGFFFKKRADIPYNCIQSVYVERAFTYRIFRARKVIINTPGSYTAKGDYNLFLSKKNDLALKAEIFGKQDVDLKYKGGFLRIILMAATWSNALTGLLIIAPVLYKTSDIVVDLFKNYFVNKLDISSYIIKIGVPPAVSGLATLLIICWGIAYVYQLSSNAFFSTKIRNNIIHISRGLLNRYEFVTTTDKLNAIQIKQSVLMLLLRLKSAYIQTIGSGAQKGDRSLLIPADREENINKILSKITTLPTEENYKVKPKKTEFMSYLWFPFYCILGTVAAMLILHYLGYFAEIVRFPLFAILGVFVYWLFFRIYSYTKSSITICDKAVQIDYFDRLNITRTYIPYDKIQYVQIRQSPFQVFYKTAHLRVYVYSNKRKFYKIKYLKYNKVLEAVDIIETKMKYKY, from the coding sequence GTGAAATTTAGGAACAGAAAGCTATACAAGAAAGCTCACTTCTATACAATTTTATATGACTTAACAAGGCTATTTCCTTTGCTTGTTGTTCCTGTGCTACAAAACTTTTTGTATAAGCCAACAACAACTGCTGCTTTTATCACTAACTTCTCTATTTCTGCTTTGTGTGTTATTTTCTTATTTGCGTATATTATCCTTGAATACAGAAGTACAATGTACCTTGAGAAAGAGAAAAGTGTCTATACAAAGAAAGGATTTTTCTTTAAGAAAAGAGCTGATATTCCCTACAACTGTATTCAGTCGGTTTATGTTGAAAGGGCTTTTACTTACAGAATTTTCAGAGCAAGGAAGGTTATTATAAACACACCGGGTTCTTACACTGCTAAAGGTGACTACAACCTTTTTCTAAGTAAAAAGAACGACCTTGCACTAAAGGCTGAGATTTTCGGCAAACAAGATGTTGACCTAAAGTATAAAGGTGGTTTCCTTAGAATAATTCTAATGGCTGCAACATGGAGTAACGCACTTACAGGTTTGCTTATTATAGCACCTGTCCTATACAAAACTTCCGATATTGTTGTTGACCTTTTCAAAAATTACTTTGTGAATAAGCTGGATATTTCTTCTTATATTATTAAGATTGGTGTACCTCCTGCTGTATCGGGTCTTGCAACATTACTGATAATTTGTTGGGGTATTGCCTATGTGTATCAGCTTTCAAGCAATGCATTTTTCTCAACAAAGATAAGGAATAATATAATCCACATTTCAAGAGGACTACTGAACAGATATGAATTTGTTACAACTACAGATAAGTTAAATGCAATTCAAATAAAGCAAAGTGTACTGATGTTACTTCTTCGTCTAAAAAGTGCCTACATTCAAACAATAGGCAGTGGTGCACAAAAAGGTGACAGAAGTTTGCTTATACCTGCTGACAGAGAAGAAAATATCAACAAAATCCTCAGCAAAATCACTACCCTACCAACAGAAGAAAACTACAAAGTTAAACCTAAAAAGACAGAATTTATGTCCTACCTATGGTTTCCTTTCTATTGTATATTAGGTACTGTTGCAGCAATGCTAATACTTCACTACCTAGGTTATTTTGCAGAGATTGTTAGATTTCCTTTATTCGCTATCCTTGGAGTATTTGTTTACTGGCTATTTTTTAGAATTTATTCCTACACAAAAAGCAGTATAACCATTTGTGACAAGGCAGTACAGATTGATTACTTTGATAGGCTGAACATTACAAGAACTTACATTCCGTATGACAAAATTCAGTATGTACAGATTAGACAAAGTCCTTTCCAAGTTTTTTACAAAACTGCTCACCTAAGAGTTTATGTTTATTCAAACAAAAGAAAATTCTACAAAATCAAGTACCTAAAATACAACAAAGTCCTTGAAGCTGTAGATATAATAGAAACAAAAATGAAATACAAATACTAA
- the ilvB gene encoding biosynthetic-type acetolactate synthase large subunit produces the protein MQLTGAEIICECLLEQGVDTVFGYPGGAALNTYDALYKYSDKITHILTAHEQGAAHAADGYARSTGKVGVVFSTSGPGATNLVTGIATANIDSIPMVAICGNVSRDLLGRDAFQEVNISEVVKPITKASFLVMEMEDLAPTIRKAFEIAQSGRKGPVLIDVPKDITAMKCEYTPKEKFVPNNEFKAQDDAIKEAQEILRNAKRPMIYAGGGIISANACDEFVKFAERIDAPVCCSLMALGCMPADHPLFVGNIGMHGGYETGMATDNADVIIACGARFSDRVAGDREKFGQQATIIQLDIDAHEIHKNVKVDNWVIGDLKDSLVKVVDGLEQKSNPTWIEQIMDWKKKITISDINKEGYCHPYQILDEMNKIKAREDIVATDVGQHQMWVAQKTDFFEPRTFLTSGGLGTMGFGMGAAIGASMGNMDKRVFLVTGDGSFHMNINELVTMKSYNIPVVVVVMNNSVLGMVRQWQKLFYGCRFSNTDPHRATDFVKVAQGYGIKGLRITKPEEIHNVLKKAYDMNEPVVVDCVISPDENVLPMIPPGKTVNEIVTSMD, from the coding sequence ATGCAATTAACAGGTGCAGAAATTATATGCGAATGTTTACTTGAACAGGGTGTTGACACAGTATTTGGTTATCCCGGTGGTGCAGCACTAAATACATATGATGCTCTTTACAAGTATAGCGACAAAATCACTCATATCCTAACTGCTCATGAACAGGGTGCTGCTCATGCTGCTGACGGTTATGCTCGTTCAACCGGCAAGGTTGGTGTTGTATTTTCAACATCAGGTCCTGGGGCTACTAACCTTGTAACAGGTATTGCTACTGCAAATATCGACTCAATTCCTATGGTTGCTATCTGTGGTAATGTTTCTAGAGATTTACTTGGCAGAGATGCTTTTCAGGAAGTTAATATTTCAGAAGTTGTTAAGCCAATTACAAAGGCTTCTTTCCTAGTAATGGAAATGGAGGACTTAGCTCCTACAATCCGTAAGGCTTTTGAAATTGCTCAAAGTGGCAGAAAAGGTCCTGTTCTTATTGATGTACCTAAGGATATTACTGCTATGAAGTGTGAATACACTCCAAAGGAAAAGTTTGTTCCTAATAATGAGTTTAAGGCTCAGGATGATGCAATTAAGGAAGCTCAAGAAATTCTAAGAAATGCTAAAAGACCAATGATTTATGCCGGTGGTGGTATTATTTCTGCAAATGCTTGTGATGAATTTGTTAAGTTTGCAGAGAGAATTGACGCTCCTGTATGTTGTTCACTAATGGCTTTAGGTTGTATGCCTGCCGACCATCCACTATTTGTTGGTAATATCGGTATGCATGGTGGTTACGAAACAGGTATGGCAACAGACAATGCTGATGTTATCATTGCTTGTGGTGCTAGATTCTCTGACAGAGTTGCAGGGGATAGAGAAAAGTTTGGTCAACAAGCTACTATTATTCAGCTTGATATTGATGCTCACGAAATTCACAAGAATGTTAAGGTTGACAACTGGGTTATCGGCGACTTAAAGGATTCACTTGTAAAGGTTGTTGATGGATTAGAACAGAAGAGCAATCCTACTTGGATTGAACAAATTATGGATTGGAAGAAGAAAATCACTATCAGCGATATTAACAAAGAAGGTTACTGCCATCCATATCAGATTCTTGACGAAATGAACAAGATTAAGGCTAGAGAAGACATTGTTGCAACTGATGTTGGTCAGCACCAAATGTGGGTTGCACAGAAAACAGATTTCTTTGAACCAAGAACATTCCTAACTTCAGGTGGTTTAGGTACAATGGGCTTTGGTATGGGTGCTGCTATCGGTGCAAGTATGGGTAATATGGACAAGAGAGTTTTCTTAGTAACAGGTGACGGTTCTTTCCATATGAATATTAACGAACTTGTAACAATGAAGTCATACAACATTCCTGTTGTAGTTGTCGTTATGAACAACTCAGTTCTTGGTATGGTTCGTCAATGGCAAAAGCTATTCTACGGTTGCAGATTCTCAAACACAGACCCACACAGAGCAACTGACTTTGTAAAGGTTGCCCAGGGTTACGGTATTAAGGGCTTAAGAATTACTAAGCCTGAGGAAATTCATAATGTGCTAAAGAAGGCATATGATATGAACGAACCTGTAGTTGTTGATTGTGTAATCAGTCCTGATGAAAATGTATTACCAATGATTCCTCCGGGAAAAACAGTAAACGAAATTGTTACTTCAATGGATTAA
- a CDS encoding PH domain-containing protein — translation MERKLSKNAKKVWRTRCAMVCLLFAFISGGIYIFSPLIAFIVAGVDLLTFLIIYLIAVPLVYHVTTLVVRKDGITITKGILMRKRMNIMAKKIQYVELIQTPVQRLFKVYTVAFHTAGATAYVSQVDADLGRLFRAYKE, via the coding sequence ATGGAACGAAAATTATCCAAAAATGCAAAGAAAGTTTGGCGTACAAGATGTGCTATGGTTTGCTTACTTTTTGCATTTATTAGTGGTGGCATATATATTTTTTCACCTTTAATAGCCTTTATTGTTGCCGGAGTGGATTTGTTAACATTCTTAATTATATACCTTATTGCTGTACCTCTTGTTTATCATGTTACAACACTGGTTGTTAGGAAAGACGGTATCACCATAACCAAAGGTATATTGATGAGAAAAAGAATGAACATAATGGCAAAGAAAATTCAGTATGTTGAACTTATCCAAACACCGGTACAAAGACTTTTCAAAGTTTATACTGTAGCATTCCATACTGCAGGTGCTACTGCTTATGTCAGTCAGGTAGATGCTGACTTAGGAAGATTATTTAGAGCATACAAAGAATAA
- a CDS encoding pyridoxamine 5'-phosphate oxidase family protein yields the protein MFREMRRKKQQIPDNEAIAILENGKTGILAVNGDNGYPYTVPLNYMFYNGKIYFHGASEGHKFDSIKNNSKVSFCVISQDKIIPEKYTTAYESVVVFGNAKIMDDKEEIRKVIYDFAKKFHPTDTEENRMFNINSDIKTMAMVEITPEHITGKEGLELYKKRNK from the coding sequence ATGTTTAGAGAAATGCGAAGAAAAAAGCAACAAATTCCTGATAATGAGGCTATTGCTATTCTTGAAAACGGCAAAACAGGAATTTTAGCAGTTAACGGAGATAACGGTTATCCATATACTGTTCCACTTAACTATATGTTTTATAATGGCAAAATTTATTTTCACGGTGCAAGTGAAGGTCACAAATTTGACAGTATCAAGAACAACTCAAAGGTAAGTTTCTGTGTAATTTCTCAAGACAAGATTATTCCTGAGAAATATACAACTGCTTATGAAAGTGTTGTTGTTTTCGGTAACGCAAAGATTATGGATGATAAAGAAGAAATCAGAAAAGTTATTTATGACTTTGCAAAGAAATTTCATCCAACAGATACAGAAGAAAACAGAATGTTTAACATTAATTCCGACATTAAAACAATGGCTATGGTTGAAATAACACCGGAACATATTACCGGTAAAGAAGGACTTGAACTTTACAAAAAAAGAAACAAGTAA